From a single Bradyrhizobium sediminis genomic region:
- a CDS encoding efflux RND transporter periplasmic adaptor subunit: MNHLTAPYLSRRLLTPALAALLFLASPALAAEEPEAAPKGAAVTVFKAAKACFANIVEVSGVLIAREETSVRPERPGLKVSEILAEPGDTVTAGQALARLALPEGGMQVVQSPVAGLISTSSAVIGSIAGGKGEALFSIIARSEFDLVGMVPVRDISKLAVNQTARIKIIGAGEVEGKVRRVASTIEPNSQLGQVFVSVVLPRRLLVNSSGRALIKTGQSCGISVPLTAILYGSAGTVVQVVRRSRVETKRVEVGLMSAGQVEIREGLQEGDTVVARAGALLREGDPVRPVAMSAAEGKK; the protein is encoded by the coding sequence ATGAACCATCTCACCGCGCCCTACCTTTCACGCAGGCTGCTCACCCCGGCCCTCGCCGCCCTGCTCTTTCTCGCCTCCCCCGCGCTCGCCGCCGAGGAGCCCGAGGCGGCGCCGAAGGGCGCGGCGGTCACCGTGTTCAAGGCGGCCAAGGCCTGTTTCGCCAATATTGTCGAGGTTTCCGGCGTGCTGATCGCGCGGGAGGAGACGTCGGTGCGGCCGGAGCGGCCGGGCCTGAAGGTTTCCGAAATCCTGGCCGAGCCGGGCGACACCGTCACCGCCGGCCAGGCGCTGGCCCGGCTGGCGCTGCCCGAGGGCGGCATGCAGGTGGTGCAGTCGCCGGTGGCCGGGCTGATCTCGACGTCCTCGGCGGTGATCGGCTCGATCGCAGGGGGCAAGGGCGAGGCATTGTTTTCCATCATCGCGCGCAGCGAATTCGACCTGGTCGGCATGGTGCCGGTGCGGGATATTTCCAAGCTCGCGGTCAACCAGACCGCGCGGATCAAGATCATCGGCGCCGGCGAGGTCGAGGGCAAGGTGCGGCGGGTGGCCTCGACCATCGAGCCCAACAGCCAGCTCGGCCAGGTGTTCGTGTCGGTGGTGCTGCCGCGGCGGCTGTTGGTGAATTCATCCGGCCGCGCGCTGATCAAGACCGGGCAGAGCTGCGGCATCTCGGTGCCGCTGACCGCGATCCTCTACGGCTCGGCCGGCACCGTGGTGCAGGTGGTGCGGCGGTCGCGGGTCGAGACCAAGCGGGTGGAAGTCGGCCTGATGTCGGCCGGCCAGGTCGAAATCCGCGAGGGGCTGCAGGAAGGCGACACCGTGGTGGCCCGCGCCGGCGCGCTGTTGCGCGAAGGCGATCCGGTGCGGCCGGTGGCGATGTCGGCGGCGGAGGGGAAGAAGTAG
- a CDS encoding caspase family protein, which yields MKFWHISISRRSLTIAAALVGVLSLAIGAHAALNKRALDAAKAIASEQGTDAAGKASRIALVIGNGHYPDANAPLAQPINDARALTASLRQSGFDVDVIEDATKDDMRRAVARMKSKIRKDSVVMLFFGGYGVQAGRESYMIPVDAKIWKEFDVRRDGVSVESVLSAMKEQGARAKLVVVDASRRNPYERRFRAYSHGLAPIVAPDNALILSSATPGKVADDSKAPNSVLMTELLTHLNPELTGVEAAFNKTRIAISRASEGEQVPSVSSSLLEDVTFAAMANAGS from the coding sequence ATGAAGTTCTGGCATATCAGCATCTCCCGCCGCTCGCTCACCATTGCCGCGGCCCTGGTCGGCGTGCTGTCGCTGGCGATCGGCGCCCATGCCGCGCTGAACAAGCGCGCGCTGGATGCGGCCAAGGCGATCGCCTCGGAGCAGGGCACTGATGCCGCCGGCAAGGCGTCCCGGATCGCGCTCGTCATCGGCAACGGCCATTATCCCGACGCCAATGCGCCGCTGGCCCAGCCGATCAATGACGCCCGCGCGCTGACCGCGAGCCTGCGCCAGTCCGGTTTCGACGTCGACGTCATCGAAGACGCCACCAAGGACGACATGCGCCGCGCCGTCGCCCGGATGAAATCCAAGATCAGGAAGGATTCCGTGGTGATGCTGTTCTTCGGCGGCTACGGCGTGCAGGCCGGCCGCGAGAGCTACATGATCCCGGTCGATGCCAAGATCTGGAAGGAATTCGATGTGCGCCGCGACGGCGTCAGCGTCGAATCCGTGCTGTCGGCGATGAAGGAGCAGGGCGCCCGCGCCAAGCTCGTCGTGGTCGACGCCTCCCGCCGCAACCCCTATGAGCGCCGCTTCCGCGCCTATTCGCACGGCCTCGCCCCGATCGTCGCTCCCGACAACGCGCTGATCCTGTCCTCGGCCACGCCGGGCAAGGTCGCCGACGATTCGAAAGCGCCCAACAGCGTGCTGATGACCGAGCTGCTCACGCATCTCAACCCGGAGCTGACCGGCGTCGAGGCCGCCTTCAACAAGACCCGCATCGCCATCTCCCGCGCATCCGAAGGCGAGCAGGTGCCCTCGGTGTCGTCATCCCTGCTCGAAGACGTCACCTTCGCCGCCATGGCGAACGCCGGCAGCTGA
- a CDS encoding pyridoxal-phosphate-dependent aminotransferase family protein — protein MTVRAGREFLAIPGPTTMPDEVLRAMHRPALDIYSDQMIGMTDSLLRDLSKLFATKGRSYIYIANGHGAWEAVLTNVLSRGDKILVLESGRFAIGWGNAAAEMGVEVEVLKGDWRRAIRPAEVEARLRQDKDHSIKAILAVQVDTASGAYNDIEAIGKAIKAAGHPALFMVDAVASLGCMPFEMDAWGIDVAMSGSQKGLMAPPGLGFVAANDRAREVHKTAGLRTPYWDWTQREGSEHYQKYAGTAPVHLLFALRQAIDMLFEEQLPNVFQRHRLLAEAVRRAVAVWAEGQVLGFNVAEPNERSNTVTTVVMSNGHDPVALQRYCKEKCGVVLGVGIGELSGQAFRIAHMGHVNAPMILGTLGVIEVGLNALGIPHGKGGTEAAIDWLGESVSP, from the coding sequence ATGACCGTTCGCGCGGGCCGGGAATTTCTGGCTATCCCCGGGCCTACCACCATGCCCGACGAAGTGCTGCGGGCGATGCATCGTCCGGCGCTGGACATCTATTCCGATCAGATGATCGGCATGACCGACAGCCTGCTGCGCGATCTGTCGAAACTGTTCGCCACCAAGGGCCGCTCCTACATCTATATCGCCAACGGCCACGGCGCCTGGGAAGCGGTGCTCACCAACGTGCTGTCGCGCGGCGACAAGATCCTGGTGCTGGAGAGCGGCCGGTTCGCGATCGGCTGGGGCAACGCCGCGGCCGAGATGGGCGTCGAGGTCGAGGTGCTGAAGGGCGACTGGCGCCGCGCCATCCGCCCGGCCGAGGTCGAGGCGCGGCTGCGTCAAGACAAGGACCACAGCATCAAGGCGATCCTCGCGGTGCAGGTCGATACCGCCTCCGGCGCCTATAACGACATCGAGGCGATCGGCAAGGCGATCAAGGCGGCCGGTCATCCGGCGCTGTTCATGGTCGATGCGGTGGCATCGCTCGGCTGCATGCCGTTCGAGATGGATGCCTGGGGCATCGACGTCGCGATGTCCGGCTCGCAGAAGGGCCTGATGGCGCCGCCCGGCCTCGGCTTCGTCGCCGCCAACGACCGCGCCCGCGAGGTGCACAAGACCGCCGGCTTGCGGACGCCCTACTGGGACTGGACCCAGCGCGAAGGCAGCGAGCACTACCAGAAATACGCCGGCACGGCCCCGGTGCACCTGTTGTTCGCGCTGCGCCAGGCCATCGACATGCTGTTCGAGGAACAGCTTCCGAACGTGTTCCAGCGTCATCGCCTGCTCGCCGAAGCGGTGCGCCGCGCGGTCGCGGTCTGGGCCGAGGGCCAGGTGCTCGGTTTCAACGTCGCGGAGCCGAACGAACGCTCCAACACCGTGACCACCGTGGTGATGTCCAACGGCCACGATCCGGTGGCGCTGCAGCGCTATTGCAAGGAGAAATGCGGCGTGGTGCTGGGCGTCGGGATCGGCGAACTCTCCGGCCAGGCGTTCCGCATCGCCCATATGGGGCACGTCAATGCGCCGATGATCCTGGGCACGCTCGGCGTCATCGAGGTCGGCCTCAACGCGCTCGGTATCCCGCACGGCAAGGGCGGCACCGAAGCCGCGATCGACTGGCTCGGGGAAAGTGTGAGCCCCTAA
- a CDS encoding thermonuclease family protein — protein sequence MFMKFLLALLLLLLPAIADAADVTGVPKIREGDHIQIGHIRIRLGGIDAPTADQLCLNTKGERWTCGVAARDELIKHAGGKSWTCHVRQTDRRGRQVARCEVGGEDIQKWMVANGWALAYLRFSKDYEADEKAAREAKAGMWQGAFIAPWDWRVRNKKTAILGAVKPPENARAILLASASGSVAPSPDCTIKGNVNRSGECIYHTPASRWYAKIQMKVSKGTRWFCSVEDAEAAGCRETRR from the coding sequence ATGTTCATGAAATTCCTGTTGGCGCTCCTTCTGTTGCTGCTGCCCGCGATCGCCGACGCCGCCGACGTCACCGGGGTTCCCAAAATCCGCGAGGGCGATCACATCCAGATCGGCCATATCAGGATCCGGCTCGGCGGCATCGACGCGCCGACGGCCGACCAGCTCTGCCTCAACACCAAGGGCGAGCGCTGGACCTGCGGGGTCGCGGCGCGCGACGAACTGATCAAGCATGCCGGCGGCAAGAGCTGGACCTGCCATGTCAGGCAGACCGACCGTCGTGGCCGCCAGGTGGCGCGCTGCGAGGTCGGCGGCGAGGACATCCAGAAATGGATGGTGGCGAATGGCTGGGCGCTGGCCTATCTGCGCTTCTCCAAAGACTACGAGGCGGACGAGAAGGCGGCGCGCGAGGCCAAGGCCGGGATGTGGCAGGGCGCGTTCATCGCGCCGTGGGACTGGCGGGTCCGCAACAAGAAGACCGCCATTCTCGGCGCCGTCAAACCGCCGGAAAACGCGCGCGCCATCCTGCTGGCGTCCGCCTCCGGGTCGGTGGCGCCCTCGCCGGACTGCACCATCAAGGGCAACGTCAACCGCTCCGGCGAATGCATCTATCATACGCCGGCCAGCCGCTGGTACGCCAAGATCCAGATGAAAGTCAGCAAGGGCACGCGCTGGTTCTGCTCGGTCGAGGACGCCGAAGCCGCCGGCTGCCGCGAGACGCGGCGATAG
- a CDS encoding LssY C-terminal domain-containing protein: MTDTDSVQPKGLPKHRRLKRAALIALAAVAAYAVLAYLVLPALWTHYEHQKGLADLPMVTRTGQGIPGDPINVGLVGDTKDVLCAMHAAGWYPADPITLKSSVEIAGSVLLDRPYHDAPVSNLYYLGRREDLAFEKPDGRSADHRHHVRFWKVLDQGEEKRPVWLGDAAFDKGVGVSHYTGAVTHHIDADVDAERKFLATDLEAAGMVQAKYQVSGVGPTMAGRNGGGDPYYTDGEVWILRLVEACRKRTGPAVVIPSPAATEIKDQVWQAVAGALRK, translated from the coding sequence GTGACCGACACCGACAGCGTGCAACCCAAGGGCTTACCGAAACACCGTCGGCTGAAGCGCGCGGCGCTGATCGCGCTTGCGGCGGTCGCCGCCTACGCGGTGCTCGCCTATCTGGTGCTGCCGGCGCTCTGGACCCATTACGAGCACCAGAAGGGCCTCGCCGATCTGCCGATGGTGACCAGGACCGGACAGGGCATTCCCGGCGATCCGATCAATGTCGGGCTGGTCGGCGACACCAAGGACGTGCTGTGCGCCATGCACGCTGCGGGCTGGTATCCCGCCGACCCGATCACGCTGAAATCATCGGTCGAAATCGCCGGCAGCGTGCTGCTCGACCGCCCCTATCACGACGCGCCGGTCAGTAATCTCTATTACCTCGGCCGCCGCGAGGATCTCGCCTTCGAAAAGCCGGACGGGCGCAGCGCCGATCACCGCCATCATGTGCGGTTCTGGAAGGTGCTGGACCAGGGCGAGGAAAAGCGGCCGGTCTGGCTCGGCGACGCCGCCTTCGACAAGGGCGTCGGCGTCAGCCATTACACCGGCGCCGTCACCCACCACATCGATGCCGATGTCGACGCCGAGCGGAAATTTCTCGCCACCGATCTGGAGGCGGCCGGAATGGTGCAGGCAAAATACCAGGTCTCCGGCGTCGGGCCGACCATGGCCGGGCGCAATGGCGGCGGCGATCCCTACTACACGGACGGCGAGGTGTGGATTCTGCGGCTGGTCGAGGCCTGCCGCAAGCGCACCGGCCCCGCCGTCGTAATTCCGAGCCCGGCCGCGACCGAGATCAAGGATCAGGTCTGGCAGGCGGTGGCCGGGGCGTTGCGGAAGTGA
- a CDS encoding ABC transporter ATP-binding protein, whose amino-acid sequence MDLRGLTKRFGSLAVVDDVSLRIDHGQLVCLLGPSGCGKTTTLRLLAGFLEPSDGEIHVGDRLVSSKARTLPPEQRKMSMIFQSYALWPHMTVAENIVYGLRLRKMDRDTIAKKLEAILDTTKLEVLAQRYPGELSGGQQQRVALARALIVEPETLLLDEPLSNLDANLREEMRFEIRRLHDEYRYTTVYVTHDQSEAMTTADLIAVMNAGRIDQLGTPEDIYDRPQSEFVARFIGASNVIKGEARDGNHIAFAGVTLQVTGAKLTPGQSGAVAIRQHDIRLSAQAPQNQQNAVRATVTRQVFLGASRDYMVETSDGTTLRVVTATDTAVPKGAEVWLTLPPERCRALSR is encoded by the coding sequence GTGGATTTGCGCGGCCTGACCAAGCGGTTTGGATCGCTTGCGGTCGTCGACGATGTCTCGCTGCGGATCGACCACGGCCAGCTGGTCTGCCTGCTCGGCCCTTCCGGCTGCGGCAAGACCACGACGCTGCGGCTGTTGGCCGGATTCCTCGAGCCGTCGGACGGCGAGATCCATGTCGGCGACCGGCTGGTGTCCTCGAAGGCGCGCACGCTGCCGCCCGAGCAGCGCAAGATGTCGATGATCTTCCAGAGCTACGCGCTGTGGCCGCATATGACGGTCGCCGAAAATATCGTCTACGGGCTGCGCTTGAGGAAGATGGATCGCGACACCATCGCGAAGAAGCTCGAGGCAATCCTCGACACCACCAAGCTGGAAGTACTGGCGCAGCGCTATCCCGGGGAATTGTCGGGCGGACAGCAGCAGCGCGTGGCGCTGGCGCGCGCGCTGATAGTCGAGCCGGAGACGCTGCTGCTCGACGAGCCCTTGTCCAATCTCGACGCCAACTTGCGCGAGGAAATGCGCTTCGAGATCCGCAGGCTGCACGACGAGTACCGCTACACCACGGTCTACGTCACCCACGACCAGTCCGAGGCGATGACCACCGCCGACCTGATCGCGGTGATGAATGCCGGCAGGATCGACCAGCTCGGGACGCCTGAGGACATCTATGACCGGCCGCAATCGGAATTCGTCGCACGCTTCATCGGCGCCAGCAATGTGATCAAGGGCGAGGCCCGCGACGGCAACCACATTGCCTTTGCCGGCGTCACCCTGCAGGTGACCGGCGCGAAATTGACGCCCGGCCAGAGCGGCGCGGTCGCGATCCGCCAGCACGACATCCGGCTTTCGGCGCAAGCGCCGCAGAACCAGCAGAACGCTGTCAGGGCCACCGTGACGCGCCAAGTGTTTCTCGGCGCCAGCCGCGACTACATGGTCGAGACATCCGACGGCACGACCTTGCGCGTCGTCACCGCGACGGACACCGCGGTTCCGAAGGGCGCCGAGGTCTGGCTTACGCTGCCGCCCGAACGCTGCCGGGCGCTGAGTCGATGA